From Gordonia crocea, the proteins below share one genomic window:
- a CDS encoding HNH endonuclease signature motif containing protein: protein MNHDELATFVTDLADDLAPTAVESGTGVGALLATAEAIADDKAVLGVMVTAVRMGNIASYLLAAATARAEKVGIPVRHRLKNGRDLLRELPLAPATINRVARLAQHLNDLPNVVREVRDGDLGIDHADAVIRGLDHIATRMGADGFAEVRNKTATTLLAHARIDQPAQVMEKARELGHELAPLDPPSTPPADNPSLNQATVSRTDEGRVTLEADLDQLSGEKLHTALDALAKPIPAPDGSPDPRPRAQRTADALVSVITAYLASRNRPTVGGIVPHITMTVPLPVLVGSGGEGDSRVTRLGFTGSVSAETAREIACGCTEVTALLTADSVPLDAKRTQRFVTGALRKALEARDGGCQFPGCGRPPAWCEGHHIKHWADGGETNLKNTVLLCPLHHHTYIHGKGWNIQIGFDGHPWFQPPEGGEPIRCHNRRTLTLANHAAA, encoded by the coding sequence ATGAACCACGACGAACTCGCCACATTCGTCACCGACCTGGCCGATGATTTGGCGCCAACCGCCGTCGAATCCGGGACCGGCGTGGGTGCGTTGTTGGCCACGGCGGAAGCTATCGCCGACGACAAGGCCGTGTTGGGGGTGATGGTCACCGCGGTCCGGATGGGCAACATCGCCTCCTATCTCTTGGCTGCCGCGACGGCGCGGGCGGAGAAGGTCGGTATCCCAGTGCGGCACCGGTTGAAGAACGGCCGTGACCTCTTGCGGGAACTACCGTTGGCGCCCGCCACCATCAACCGGGTCGCCCGGCTGGCCCAGCATCTGAATGATCTGCCGAACGTGGTGCGCGAGGTCCGCGACGGCGACCTGGGCATCGACCATGCGGATGCGGTGATCCGCGGTCTCGACCACATCGCCACCCGCATGGGGGCTGACGGATTTGCCGAGGTGCGGAACAAGACTGCGACGACATTGTTGGCGCATGCCCGGATCGATCAACCCGCCCAAGTGATGGAGAAAGCCCGCGAACTCGGCCACGAGTTGGCGCCCCTGGATCCACCCAGCACCCCGCCCGCGGACAATCCGTCGTTGAACCAGGCCACCGTGTCGCGCACCGATGAGGGACGGGTGACCCTCGAAGCGGACCTCGACCAGTTGTCCGGGGAGAAACTCCACACCGCGTTAGATGCACTCGCGAAGCCGATCCCAGCGCCTGATGGCTCCCCGGATCCGCGTCCAAGGGCGCAACGCACCGCCGATGCCCTGGTCAGCGTGATCACCGCCTATCTGGCGTCCCGAAACCGTCCGACCGTCGGCGGGATCGTCCCGCACATCACCATGACCGTGCCCTTGCCTGTCCTGGTCGGTAGCGGTGGTGAAGGAGATTCGCGAGTCACGCGGTTGGGATTCACCGGCTCGGTCTCCGCCGAGACGGCACGTGAAATCGCCTGCGGCTGCACCGAAGTGACCGCCCTACTCACTGCGGACTCGGTGCCGTTAGATGCCAAACGTACCCAACGGTTCGTCACCGGCGCTCTGCGCAAAGCACTCGAAGCCCGCGACGGTGGCTGCCAATTCCCCGGATGCGGCAGACCACCAGCCTGGTGCGAAGGGCATCACATCAAACATTGGGCTGATGGGGGCGAGACGAACCTCAAGAACACGGTGCTGCTCTGCCCGCTGCATCACCACACCTACATCCACGGCAAAGGCTGGAACATCCAGATCGGCTTCGACGGCCATCCCTGGTTCCAACCACCCGAAGGAGGTGAACCGATCCGCTGCCACAACCGACGCACCCTCACCCTCGCCAACCACGCCGCCGCCTAG
- the ettA gene encoding energy-dependent translational throttle protein EttA translates to MAEFIYTMKNVRKAHGDKVILDNVTMSFYPGAKIGVVGPNGAGKSSILKIMAGIDKPSNGEAFLDPGATVGILLQEPPLDESKTVKGNVEEGMGEVMVKLKRYNEVAELMATDYSDELMEEMGQLQEALDAADAWDLDSQLEQAMDALRCPAADSPVTHLSGGERRRVALCKLLLSKPDLLLLDEPTNHLDAESVLWLEQFLANYAGAVLAVTHDRYFLDHVAQWICEVDRGKLHPYEGNYSTYLEKKAERLEVQGKKDQKLQKRLKEELAWVRSGAKARQTKNKARLARYDEMVAEAEKQRKLDFEEIQIPTPPRLGDVVVEVNNLDKGFDGRVLIKDLSFTLPRNGIVGVIGPNGVGKTTLFKTIVGLEEPDSGTVKVGETVKLSYVDQTRANIDPKKTVWEVVSDGLDYIEVGQNEMPSRAYVSAFGFKGADQQKPSEVLSGGERNRLNLALTLKEGGNLILLDEPTNDLDVETLSSLENALEQFPGCAVVISHDRWFLDRTCTHILAWEGNVEEGKWFWFEGNFEAYEANKVDRLGADAARPHRVTHRKLTRD, encoded by the coding sequence TTGGCTGAGTTCATTTACACGATGAAGAACGTGCGTAAGGCGCACGGTGACAAGGTCATCCTCGACAACGTCACGATGTCGTTCTACCCCGGCGCGAAGATCGGCGTGGTCGGCCCCAACGGCGCGGGCAAGTCGTCGATCCTCAAGATCATGGCCGGGATCGACAAACCGTCCAACGGTGAGGCCTTCCTCGACCCCGGCGCCACCGTCGGAATCCTGCTTCAGGAGCCGCCGCTCGACGAGTCCAAGACGGTCAAGGGGAACGTCGAAGAGGGCATGGGCGAGGTCATGGTCAAGCTCAAGCGCTACAACGAGGTTGCCGAGTTGATGGCCACCGACTACTCCGACGAACTCATGGAGGAGATGGGCCAGCTCCAGGAGGCGCTCGACGCCGCCGACGCGTGGGATCTCGACTCGCAGCTCGAGCAGGCGATGGATGCGCTGCGTTGCCCGGCGGCGGATTCGCCGGTCACCCACCTCTCCGGTGGCGAGCGACGCCGAGTCGCGCTGTGCAAGCTGCTGCTGAGCAAGCCGGACCTGCTGCTGCTCGACGAGCCGACCAACCACCTCGACGCCGAGTCGGTGTTGTGGCTCGAGCAGTTCCTGGCGAACTACGCCGGCGCCGTGCTCGCCGTCACCCACGACCGGTACTTCCTCGACCATGTCGCGCAGTGGATCTGTGAGGTCGACCGCGGCAAGCTGCACCCGTACGAGGGCAACTACTCGACCTACCTGGAGAAGAAGGCCGAGCGCCTCGAGGTCCAGGGCAAGAAGGACCAGAAACTGCAGAAGCGGCTCAAGGAAGAACTCGCCTGGGTCCGTTCCGGCGCCAAGGCCCGGCAGACCAAGAACAAGGCGCGTCTGGCCCGCTACGACGAGATGGTCGCGGAGGCCGAGAAGCAGCGCAAGCTCGACTTCGAGGAGATCCAGATTCCGACGCCGCCGCGTTTGGGCGACGTCGTCGTCGAGGTCAACAATCTCGACAAGGGCTTCGACGGCCGCGTCCTCATCAAGGACCTGAGCTTCACGCTGCCGCGCAACGGCATCGTCGGCGTGATCGGCCCCAACGGCGTTGGTAAGACCACGCTGTTCAAGACCATCGTCGGGCTCGAGGAGCCGGACTCGGGCACGGTGAAGGTGGGCGAGACGGTCAAGCTGTCCTACGTCGACCAGACCCGCGCCAACATCGACCCGAAGAAGACCGTGTGGGAGGTCGTCTCCGACGGGTTGGACTACATCGAGGTCGGGCAGAACGAGATGCCGTCGCGCGCCTATGTGAGCGCTTTCGGCTTCAAGGGGGCCGACCAGCAGAAACCGTCGGAGGTCCTCTCCGGTGGTGAGCGCAACCGCTTGAACCTGGCGCTCACCCTGAAAGAGGGCGGCAACCTGATCCTGCTCGACGAGCCGACCAACGATCTCGACGTCGAAACCTTGTCGTCGCTGGAGAACGCGCTTGAGCAGTTCCCGGGCTGTGCCGTGGTCATCTCGCACGACCGGTGGTTCCTCGACCGGACGTGTACCCACATCCTGGCGTGGGAGGGCAACGTCGAAGAGGGGAAGTGGTTCTGGTTCGAGGGCAACTTCGAGGCCTACGAAGCCAACAAGGTCGACCGCCTCGGCGCTGACGCCGCCCGTCCGCACCGGGTCACCCACCGCAAGCTCACCCGGGATTGA
- a CDS encoding oxygenase MpaB family protein, with translation MASSALDPTSHRSRRQTPMPLVYRYLGDKRFAYTLPRALSLQILHPGNAASLVEHVHGGLWAHKSRAVGQMVYIAYSNRDLRSVMRTAHSHVKGVDSAGVRYHSLNPELFFYQHATYLDALYTSIDLFHGGIGNAEKEQLYRECKLWYAKYDISDRAQPDTYREFVDYSEDFVSTKLRMSPEAGQLLEETLNPPTWYPRRVPPAAIRAMLHPRAAELLGIKPSTGDRIALKTFVKRTNVRLALTPHPYEMMASARHNPND, from the coding sequence ATGGCATCCTCGGCACTCGACCCGACCAGCCACCGTTCACGCCGACAGACACCGATGCCGCTGGTGTACCGATACCTCGGCGACAAACGTTTCGCCTACACACTCCCGCGGGCACTGTCACTGCAGATCCTGCACCCGGGCAACGCCGCCAGCCTCGTCGAGCACGTCCACGGCGGCCTGTGGGCACACAAGAGCCGCGCCGTGGGCCAGATGGTCTACATCGCCTACAGCAACCGCGACCTGCGCTCAGTGATGCGCACGGCACACTCGCACGTCAAAGGCGTCGACAGCGCCGGCGTCCGCTACCACTCGCTCAACCCCGAGTTGTTCTTCTATCAGCACGCGACCTACCTGGACGCGCTGTACACGTCGATCGACCTGTTCCACGGCGGCATCGGCAACGCGGAGAAGGAACAGCTCTACCGGGAGTGCAAGCTCTGGTACGCCAAATACGACATCTCCGACCGTGCGCAGCCCGACACCTACCGCGAGTTCGTCGACTACTCCGAGGACTTCGTGTCCACAAAGCTGCGCATGAGCCCGGAGGCCGGCCAGCTGCTCGAGGAGACGCTCAACCCGCCGACCTGGTACCCGCGCCGCGTTCCGCCGGCCGCAATCCGGGCCATGCTGCACCCGCGTGCCGCCGAACTCCTGGGCATCAAGCCGTCCACCGGCGATCGAATCGCGCTCAAGACCTTCGTCAAACGCACCAACGTGCGCCTGGCCCTGACCCCACACCCGTACGAGATGATGGCGTCGGCCCGGCACAATCCCAACGACTGA